Proteins co-encoded in one Saprospira grandis genomic window:
- a CDS encoding amidohydrolase — translation MKITLVQANLHWEDASANLAHFDQLLAPLAPKESDLIILPEMFTTGFSMSPQKLAEPMMGPAMQWMQQKAQALEAVLAGSLIIEEGGKYYNRFVWMPPSGDYLCYDKKHLFTMAQEELHYEAGQEKIIIAYKGWRICPFVCYDLRFPIWNRNRQEEPYDLAIYVANWPDKRSAHWRALLQARAIENQAYVAAVNRVGVDGTDLYYSGYSSLIAADGKILFQLKDKEQIKNIKISIDELLAIRKGLPFLKDQAK, via the coding sequence ATGAAAATTACCTTAGTCCAAGCAAATTTGCATTGGGAAGATGCTTCGGCCAATTTGGCCCATTTTGACCAACTTTTGGCGCCTTTGGCCCCCAAAGAAAGTGATTTAATCATCTTGCCCGAAATGTTTACAACGGGCTTTAGCATGAGTCCCCAAAAATTGGCCGAGCCCATGATGGGGCCCGCTATGCAATGGATGCAGCAAAAAGCCCAAGCATTGGAGGCTGTTTTGGCGGGCAGCCTCATTATTGAGGAAGGGGGAAAGTACTACAATCGTTTTGTTTGGATGCCTCCTTCAGGCGATTATCTCTGTTACGATAAAAAACATCTATTTACGATGGCCCAAGAAGAGTTGCATTATGAGGCGGGCCAAGAAAAAATAATCATCGCCTATAAAGGCTGGCGGATCTGTCCTTTTGTTTGCTATGATCTTCGCTTTCCGATCTGGAACCGAAACCGCCAAGAGGAGCCGTATGATTTGGCCATTTATGTGGCCAATTGGCCCGACAAGCGCAGTGCACATTGGCGGGCGCTGCTTCAGGCCCGAGCAATAGAAAACCAAGCTTATGTTGCTGCTGTAAATCGGGTAGGGGTTGATGGCACAGATTTGTATTATTCTGGCTACAGTAGCCTAATTGCTGCCGATGGCAAAATATTGTTTCAGTTAAAAGATAAGGAGCAAATAAAAAATATAAAGATATCTATAGATGAATTATTAGCTATACGGAAAGGGCTCCCTTTCTTGAAGGACCAAGCAAAATAG
- a CDS encoding lipase family protein produces the protein MKTKGLAPVHYLLFLVFLLPTRSFTQLQFKFQPREQEKGAFRFFEPKAEGISPINLFFLAKFSELMYLERMEYQLRYLENGYQPVDSIPDSEWIKQYAAVNDDNFQEAFQLRFAHYFDYPRQLTGMKEEQPPQTKSTFHFMRKMAYLGGKKDQGLDPELMIVNTPRAVVLVYRGTDKVEENEWSEWKGTDFRIQLVQAGGFLINTKVHKGFWQSFDLIRDELMRTLQQKEFKHKPIWITGHSLGGAMAIISGAYLKAAGLPVQNVYTFASPRTIGNKKFAEKLAQLLPNKVHRFEYYLDPVSILWAPGYTNCGQRHWFDAEDLGGYQLHENVRERYTPLSPFKFHKHPFRDKRTLGELRLKKEMENAWLPALPIRFWYHNPQFYVKAAYEQLTEEQKKVLPGVDDSFPYLYFGGKSGMPGSK, from the coding sequence ATGAAAACCAAAGGACTAGCGCCTGTACACTATCTTTTATTTTTAGTTTTCTTACTCCCTACTCGCAGTTTTACCCAACTGCAGTTTAAGTTTCAGCCCCGAGAGCAAGAAAAAGGGGCCTTCCGATTTTTTGAGCCCAAGGCTGAAGGCATTTCTCCGATCAATTTATTCTTTTTGGCCAAGTTCTCAGAACTGATGTATTTAGAGCGGATGGAGTACCAGCTGCGCTATCTAGAAAATGGCTATCAGCCAGTAGACAGCATTCCAGATTCGGAGTGGATCAAGCAATATGCAGCAGTTAATGACGACAATTTTCAGGAGGCTTTTCAGCTGCGCTTTGCTCATTATTTTGATTATCCCCGACAGTTAACGGGGATGAAAGAGGAGCAGCCTCCGCAGACCAAGAGTACCTTCCACTTTATGCGGAAAATGGCCTATTTGGGGGGCAAGAAAGATCAGGGGCTAGATCCCGAGTTGATGATTGTGAATACGCCTAGAGCAGTCGTTTTGGTCTATAGAGGCACCGATAAAGTAGAAGAAAACGAATGGAGCGAATGGAAGGGGACCGATTTTCGGATTCAGTTGGTTCAAGCGGGGGGCTTTCTCATCAATACTAAGGTGCATAAGGGCTTTTGGCAGAGCTTTGACCTGATTCGAGATGAGTTGATGCGAACCTTACAGCAAAAAGAGTTTAAACACAAACCTATCTGGATTACTGGACATAGTTTGGGTGGTGCTATGGCCATTATTTCGGGCGCTTACCTAAAAGCGGCGGGTCTACCCGTGCAAAATGTCTATACTTTTGCCTCGCCCCGAACTATTGGAAATAAGAAGTTTGCTGAAAAACTAGCGCAGCTACTGCCGAATAAGGTCCACCGATTTGAGTATTATCTCGACCCCGTGAGTATTCTTTGGGCGCCGGGCTATACCAATTGCGGGCAGCGGCATTGGTTTGATGCTGAAGATCTTGGCGGCTATCAATTGCATGAAAATGTAAGAGAACGCTATACTCCGCTTTCTCCTTTCAAGTTTCATAAACACCCTTTCAGAGATAAAAGAACGCTGGGCGAACTTCGCCTGAAAAAGGAAATGGAAAATGCTTGGTTGCCGGCTTTGCCTATTCGCTTTTGGTATCATAATCCGCAGTTTTACGTAAAAGCCGCCTATGAGCAGCTCACGGAAGAGCAAAAGAAGGTCTTACCCGGAGTAGACGATAGTTTTCCCTATCTCTATTTTGGCGGAAAATCTGGCATGCCAGGCTCTAAGTAG
- a CDS encoding leucine-rich repeat domain-containing protein, producing the protein MPNRFTTDELANLLLLLRSSQPENVELAFSLLAEGPQPPQLLAALFYVYQFAPTASIAEAAERLLRANPRLAASGVMDFYWQQISRSLLLSSQEKTLAQQLHLCQAEADLPAKLLAEWLYEDHKLGAYYLLDGGRKADADLSFCQKGDLIDLSQAGLEEFPLAVLAHKNLRHLRLNDNFLRRLPPEIAELEQLEVLELSGNQLRKLPKALLSLKQLKRLELGRNNLKQFPSFLAELPQLEALELTGSCQVNLQRGLALPEEFCRAPKLRQLGLANYKRPSQSLKAYTPFHNYPHFSELQLPAGQRLPLEQPLAMAALAFEQNKEGLAFLLRYSEDSEQKRRLLAHFYQEEAKTMDLSGQYLEHLPAEIADFDIEILDLSQCRLGLVGSYYKQKEELSKGAKQVDRERLHILGQLKNMRALSLKNCSLTALPASLFDLPNLEDLDLSYNLLEEFPENWRGLPNLQRLSFYQSFSVYSPSLELPSSFLQLKQLRELRFYLHRAAKEGVKEQIKAHFGPELQYLLD; encoded by the coding sequence ATGCCCAATCGATTTACTACCGACGAACTGGCCAACTTATTACTGCTGCTGCGGAGTTCGCAGCCCGAAAATGTAGAATTGGCCTTTAGCCTTTTGGCAGAAGGGCCGCAGCCTCCCCAGCTGCTGGCCGCTCTTTTTTATGTCTATCAGTTTGCGCCTACTGCTTCCATTGCCGAGGCGGCCGAGCGTTTGCTACGGGCCAATCCGAGGCTAGCGGCTTCGGGGGTAATGGATTTTTATTGGCAGCAGATTAGCCGATCGCTTCTTTTATCTTCTCAGGAAAAGACCTTGGCCCAGCAGCTTCATCTTTGCCAGGCCGAGGCCGATTTGCCTGCCAAGCTATTGGCCGAATGGCTTTATGAGGACCATAAATTGGGGGCCTACTATTTATTGGATGGGGGCCGAAAGGCCGATGCAGATTTGAGTTTTTGCCAAAAGGGCGATTTGATCGACCTTTCTCAGGCGGGCCTAGAAGAGTTTCCCTTGGCCGTTTTGGCCCATAAAAATCTTCGGCATCTTCGGCTCAATGATAATTTTTTGCGCCGCCTCCCGCCAGAAATTGCCGAGCTAGAGCAGCTAGAAGTCCTAGAGCTATCGGGTAATCAATTGCGTAAATTGCCCAAGGCGTTGTTGTCGCTCAAGCAGCTCAAGCGCCTAGAATTAGGCCGCAACAACCTCAAGCAATTTCCCAGCTTTTTGGCCGAGCTTCCTCAGCTAGAAGCCTTAGAACTGACCGGCAGTTGCCAGGTAAATTTGCAAAGGGGCTTGGCCCTGCCCGAAGAATTTTGTCGCGCTCCAAAGTTGCGGCAACTAGGCCTGGCGAATTACAAACGGCCCTCGCAGAGCCTCAAAGCCTATACGCCCTTTCATAATTATCCTCATTTTAGCGAGCTTCAGCTGCCTGCAGGGCAGCGCCTTCCCTTAGAGCAGCCCTTGGCCATGGCGGCCTTGGCTTTTGAGCAGAACAAAGAGGGTTTGGCTTTTTTGCTTCGCTATAGCGAAGACTCGGAGCAAAAACGTCGCTTATTGGCCCATTTCTATCAGGAAGAAGCCAAAACCATGGACCTTTCTGGGCAGTATTTAGAGCATCTTCCTGCCGAAATTGCCGATTTTGATATAGAGATTTTGGACCTTAGTCAGTGCCGACTAGGCTTGGTGGGCAGTTACTACAAACAAAAGGAAGAGCTATCTAAGGGGGCAAAGCAGGTAGACCGAGAGCGGCTCCATATTTTGGGGCAATTGAAGAATATGCGGGCCTTGTCCTTAAAAAATTGTAGCCTTACAGCCCTGCCCGCCTCCCTATTTGATTTGCCCAATTTAGAGGATTTGGACCTCTCTTATAATCTCTTAGAGGAGTTTCCAGAAAACTGGAGGGGCCTGCCCAATTTGCAGCGCCTTTCCTTTTATCAGAGCTTTTCGGTCTATAGTCCCTCTTTAGAATTACCCAGCAGCTTTTTGCAACTCAAGCAATTGCGAGAGCTTAGGTTCTATTTGCATCGGGCGGCCAAAGAGGGCGTAAAAGAGCAGATTAAGGCGCATTTTGGGCCAGAATTACAATATTTACTCGATTAG
- a CDS encoding DUF3810 domain-containing protein has product MRFFLKNYFPFLLGLLALLLRVFWGFFPAHCETYYARGLFLWIRQGLDALFSPLPFAAFYLFWASFFLWAAYRIWALFRARPFGSWRAFLGLQLRASANFIGLIVSLFLGLWGYNYARIPLEEQLELAVRPLSQEEMRAEGSRILEAVAQARAEIGPLDSFALDSAILPKDIVPHLRTCLEAELAKLGYPHQANFRLRALQPKGLGYGFNASGFYWPFTGEAHIESALHPLQQPFTIAHELAHGYGFGDEASCNFLAYLACKASPNAFIRYTGQLAYWRYIFSELKYSDHGYYRYLRAQIDRGVHQDLAAIYAQMGPYFEFVPGLHGIAYETYLQMQGVEEGLASYDRMILLVYAWEKQN; this is encoded by the coding sequence ATGCGGTTTTTCCTGAAAAACTACTTCCCTTTCCTGCTTGGCCTCTTGGCCCTTTTGCTAAGAGTTTTTTGGGGATTTTTTCCGGCCCATTGCGAGACCTACTACGCCAGAGGCCTCTTTTTATGGATCCGCCAAGGACTAGATGCGCTTTTTTCGCCCCTGCCTTTTGCGGCTTTCTATTTGTTTTGGGCCAGCTTTTTCCTTTGGGCCGCCTATCGGATTTGGGCCCTGTTTCGGGCCCGGCCTTTTGGCAGTTGGAGAGCATTTTTAGGCTTACAGCTACGAGCCAGCGCCAATTTCATAGGCCTAATTGTTAGTCTTTTTTTGGGCCTTTGGGGCTATAATTATGCAAGAATTCCCTTAGAAGAACAGCTAGAATTGGCCGTTCGCCCACTTTCTCAAGAAGAAATGCGGGCAGAGGGCAGCCGAATACTCGAAGCGGTGGCCCAAGCCCGAGCCGAAATTGGTCCATTAGATAGTTTTGCTTTAGATAGTGCAATTTTGCCCAAAGATATAGTGCCTCATCTGCGTACTTGTTTGGAGGCTGAGCTGGCCAAACTGGGCTATCCGCATCAGGCAAATTTTAGATTGCGGGCCTTGCAGCCCAAGGGCTTGGGCTATGGCTTTAATGCCTCTGGATTTTATTGGCCCTTTACGGGAGAAGCCCATATAGAATCGGCCCTACACCCTTTGCAACAACCCTTTACCATTGCGCATGAACTGGCCCATGGCTACGGCTTTGGCGATGAGGCCAGCTGCAATTTTTTGGCTTATTTGGCTTGTAAGGCCTCTCCCAATGCCTTTATCCGTTATACGGGCCAACTGGCCTATTGGCGCTACATTTTCTCCGAGCTAAAGTATAGTGACCACGGCTATTATCGCTATCTGCGAGCACAAATCGACAGAGGGGTGCATCAAGATTTAGCCGCCATTTATGCGCAAATGGGCCCCTATTTTGAGTTTGTTCCCGGCCTGCATGGCATTGCCTACGAAACCTACCTGCAAATGCAAGGCGTAGAAGAAGGTCTGGCCTCCTATGACCGCATGATTCTCTTGGTTTATGCCTGGGAAAAGCAAAACTAA
- a CDS encoding M43 family zinc metalloprotease, translating to MRLLYSLLLFTGLTTGLLAQKPANAPRPAQNQTSFQRTPSGHIRCATVEMEAERMRKQLKTNYVEDFERWIAPKVAEYKQKAARGGAKSVVYRIPVVVHVLHNGDPIGTDENISDAQILSQIQVMNEDFRKLAGTPGDGSGVDVEIEFCMAQYDETNGPSTGINRVNIGQTGVTRNQLENTIKPNTQWDPTQYLNMWTCRFVAPDASLLGYAQFPDASGLAGMPGGGAANTDGVVMLFSAFGSSAIAPGGTYNAPYDLGRTTTHEVGHWLGLRHIWGDGNCSVDDFCADTPESDAANFGCATGHVSCTTTDLVENYMDYSNDACMNNFTADQKARMVVVMNNSPRRMELASSTKCAPPTPTIAFDLDQTAVTEGTDCNFQEFTLDLNIALPPSDDAVITFVPSGTATQGEDYDFFPSSVTFLAGQQNTQTLTVRIYNDGIIEATEDFTIGMNLSTVGDAAITTADTRQHVFTVQDDDYAPIANQLVDVINVDFESGGGGFTTDGNAGSDLFGLGTAATASSAFWTIDNSNATTFAYTNDDECNCDKGADYLLSPVFSLQNANSTTFSFDHAFADEAPETGVVSISTNGAAGPFVPLLTLSNTSTNDGGGRRTTPWVTVNSNLDAYLGQNNLMLRFEYSDGGDWMYGMAIDNILLQANFNTNIQEAVNTANNDDLPLGPNNMVYFYDPATSNVMGSIENTSAWDYGCTTLEVDRSTASNAGPTAPFIDLLAANALMAKTFYLDPSSNNASGTYNATFYFTEAEIAAWEAATGKTRADLKIVKVANNPISDVTPGNYASYNIEYVPATIGSFGANGVTLSANFSTGFSGFGFGDPSPTLLSNNLLSFEAKRAGDQALLSWETTAEEGCNSFSLQHSANGIDFEDLFQITAEGQAASYQKVHARPLNGYNYYRLLQHFDNGSTYYSSVRVLDMRRNTLEAIRLQPNPAREQINLLFYSNYNSEIQMEIVDALGRQITPPTRVSVSEGENQFQFPLQDLAAGIYFLRIQQGGQNYHRRFVKQ from the coding sequence ATGAGGTTACTCTACAGCTTACTGCTATTTACTGGACTGACTACAGGTCTTTTGGCCCAAAAACCAGCCAATGCACCCCGACCTGCCCAAAATCAAACTAGTTTTCAACGCACGCCCTCTGGCCATATTCGCTGTGCTACTGTTGAAATGGAAGCTGAACGCATGCGCAAGCAGCTCAAAACAAATTATGTAGAAGATTTTGAACGCTGGATTGCCCCTAAAGTAGCGGAATACAAACAAAAAGCGGCTAGAGGCGGTGCCAAATCAGTGGTCTATAGAATTCCTGTGGTGGTGCATGTACTACATAATGGCGACCCCATAGGCACAGACGAAAATATTTCTGATGCCCAAATCTTGTCACAAATTCAGGTAATGAATGAGGACTTCCGCAAATTGGCAGGAACCCCCGGCGATGGATCTGGGGTAGATGTGGAGATCGAGTTCTGTATGGCCCAATATGATGAAACAAATGGACCGTCTACTGGAATTAACCGTGTAAATATTGGACAAACAGGGGTTACTAGAAATCAATTAGAAAATACGATTAAGCCTAACACACAATGGGACCCTACCCAGTACCTGAATATGTGGACCTGCCGCTTTGTGGCTCCAGATGCAAGCTTATTGGGGTACGCCCAATTTCCAGATGCCTCTGGCTTAGCTGGTATGCCTGGAGGTGGTGCCGCAAATACAGATGGAGTCGTTATGCTTTTTAGTGCCTTTGGTTCTTCGGCGATTGCGCCTGGCGGAACCTATAACGCACCCTACGATCTAGGTCGAACAACTACTCATGAGGTGGGCCACTGGCTTGGCCTTCGCCATATCTGGGGCGATGGCAACTGTTCTGTAGATGACTTTTGTGCAGATACTCCAGAGTCTGATGCGGCTAACTTTGGTTGTGCTACGGGCCATGTTTCTTGTACTACTACAGATTTAGTCGAGAATTATATGGATTATTCTAATGATGCCTGTATGAATAACTTTACTGCTGACCAAAAAGCACGGATGGTCGTGGTCATGAATAACTCGCCTCGTCGGATGGAACTAGCTAGCTCTACCAAATGTGCACCTCCAACGCCAACTATTGCCTTTGATTTGGACCAAACGGCAGTAACTGAAGGGACCGATTGTAATTTTCAGGAGTTTACCCTAGATCTCAATATTGCTCTTCCCCCTTCTGATGATGCCGTCATTACTTTTGTTCCTTCTGGAACGGCTACCCAAGGCGAAGATTATGACTTTTTTCCTAGCTCAGTTACCTTTTTAGCGGGCCAACAAAACACTCAAACCCTAACGGTTCGTATCTATAATGATGGAATTATTGAAGCAACAGAAGACTTTACTATTGGCATGAATCTAAGCACTGTAGGCGATGCCGCAATTACAACAGCCGATACTCGCCAACATGTATTTACGGTCCAAGATGATGATTATGCGCCTATCGCTAACCAATTAGTTGATGTGATCAATGTAGACTTTGAATCTGGTGGCGGTGGATTTACAACCGATGGAAACGCAGGTTCTGACCTCTTCGGTCTAGGTACTGCCGCTACAGCTTCTAGTGCATTTTGGACCATCGACAACAGCAATGCAACTACTTTTGCTTATACCAATGATGATGAATGTAATTGCGATAAGGGCGCAGATTACCTCCTTTCTCCGGTCTTTAGCTTGCAAAATGCCAATTCTACAACCTTTAGCTTTGATCATGCTTTTGCCGATGAAGCGCCTGAAACTGGAGTGGTTTCTATTTCTACCAATGGCGCCGCAGGTCCCTTTGTACCCCTCCTAACGCTAAGTAATACTAGCACAAATGATGGTGGAGGTCGCCGGACGACACCCTGGGTAACTGTCAATAGCAATCTAGATGCTTACCTTGGCCAAAATAACCTTATGCTCCGCTTTGAGTATAGCGATGGCGGCGACTGGATGTATGGCATGGCCATAGATAATATCCTTTTGCAGGCTAACTTTAATACGAATATCCAAGAGGCTGTGAATACGGCCAATAATGATGATCTTCCCCTTGGCCCAAACAATATGGTGTATTTCTACGATCCCGCTACTTCTAATGTGATGGGAAGCATTGAAAATACTTCGGCTTGGGACTATGGTTGTACCACTCTAGAGGTAGACCGCTCTACGGCGAGTAATGCTGGACCTACCGCTCCTTTCATCGATTTGCTTGCAGCCAATGCCCTAATGGCCAAAACCTTTTACCTAGATCCCTCTAGCAATAATGCCTCAGGAACCTATAACGCAACTTTCTATTTTACAGAAGCAGAAATCGCCGCTTGGGAGGCCGCTACTGGAAAAACAAGAGCCGATCTCAAAATTGTAAAGGTGGCCAATAATCCAATTTCAGATGTGACGCCTGGCAATTATGCGAGCTATAATATCGAATATGTTCCAGCAACTATAGGTAGCTTTGGCGCCAATGGCGTAACGCTTTCGGCTAACTTTAGCACCGGCTTTTCTGGCTTTGGTTTTGGCGATCCTAGTCCCACTTTGTTGTCTAATAACCTACTCTCTTTTGAGGCCAAAAGAGCCGGAGACCAAGCTTTGCTAAGCTGGGAAACAACCGCCGAGGAAGGCTGCAATAGCTTTAGCCTACAGCATTCTGCAAATGGAATTGACTTTGAAGATCTTTTCCAAATTACGGCAGAAGGCCAAGCCGCTAGCTATCAGAAAGTTCATGCACGGCCGCTCAATGGCTATAATTATTATCGCCTCTTGCAGCATTTTGATAATGGCAGCACCTATTACTCTTCGGTCCGTGTACTCGATATGCGCCGTAATACCCTAGAGGCCATTCGCCTACAACCCAACCCCGCCCGAGAGCAAATTAACCTGCTATTTTACAGCAACTACAATAGCGAGATCCAAATGGAAATTGTAGATGCTTTGGGCCGACAAATTACGCCTCCAACAAGAGTGAGCGTGAGTGAAGGAGAGAACCAATTCCAGTTCCCACTTCAAGATTTGGCCGCCGGAATTTACTTCTTGCGCATCCAGCAAGGCGGGCAGAACTACCACCGCCGCTTTGTCAAACAATAA